Proteins encoded within one genomic window of Rhododendron vialii isolate Sample 1 chromosome 1a, ASM3025357v1:
- the LOC131329989 gene encoding uncharacterized protein LOC131329989 — translation MLGACALDFSRNWEQHLPLVEFAYNNSYQTAQSRRKSYTDKRRQPLSFEVGDHAFLKIRSKKGVIRFGKKGKLSPCYIGPFDILEKIRKVAYHLALPPQLDRVHNVFHVSMLRKYLALLTHVLNWKDITLDEDVTYEEEQIEIQDRSEKIIQNKTIKLVLRVWGSSGIYIKQWSPLQRPSKGRFGGVSNPSAQVNGLPTTNQWSGRSSKQNGQNNSGKDHPVRKELA, via the exons ATGCTGGGAGCTTGTGCCTTGGATTTTTCTAGAAACTGGGAGCAGCACTTGCCGTTGGTGGAGTTTGCTTACAACAACAGCTACCAG ACCGCTCAGAGCCGACGAAAAAGTTACACTGATAAGAGGAGGCAACCGCTATCCTTTGAAGTAGGAGACCATGCGTTCCTGAAGATCAGATCGAAGAAAGGAGttatcagatttgggaagaaggggAAGCTGTCTCCATGCTACATCGGACCCTTCGACATTTTGGAGAAGATTAGAAAGGTTGCGTATCATTTAGCACTGCCGCCTCAGCTAGATAGAGTACATAACGTGTTCCATGTTTCAATGCTTCGCAAGTATCTCGCATTGCTCACACATGTCCTCAACTGGAAAGACATCACCTTGGACGAAGATGTAACATACGAAGAGGAACAAATAGAGATTCAGGACCGAAGTGAGAAGATCATCCAAAACAAGACGATCAAGCTG gtTTTAAGG GTATGGGGTTCATCAGGCATTTATATCAAACAATGGAGTCCACTTCAAAGGCCGAGCAAAGGACGTTTTGGAGGAGTTTCAAATCCAAGTGCACAAGTCAACGGTTTACCGACCACAAACCAGTGGAGCGGTAGAAGTAGCAAACAAAATGGTCAAAACAATTCTGGAAAAGACCATCCAGTCCGCAAGGAATTGGCATGA